In Dasypus novemcinctus isolate mDasNov1 chromosome 23, mDasNov1.1.hap2, whole genome shotgun sequence, the following proteins share a genomic window:
- the LOC131275557 gene encoding olfactory receptor 1F1-like, with protein sequence MREANQSSVSEFLLLGLSRKPQQQQLLFVLFLSMYLATVLGNLLIILAISADSRLHTPMYFFLCNLSFVDICFSSNTVPKMLTNHILGIQTISFPGCLTQMYFLFEFTDMDNFLLAVMAYDRFVAVCYPLHYSTKMSQQLCALLVIGSWVTANLNSLLHTLLMARLSFCADNTIPHFFCDVSPLLKLSCSDTHLNDMIFLTEGALIMITPFVCILASYIPITCAILRVPSTKGKCKAISTCGSHLTAVSLFYGTIIAVYFNPSSSHSAEKDTAATVLYTVVTPMLNPFIYSLRNRDLKGALRKLLLKWGTRRNLLELWQQFQQVGTLEHRQQCWWWYPMFSDGSI encoded by the exons ATGAGAGAGGCCAACCAGTCTAGTGTCTCCGAGTTCCTCCTCCTGGGTCTCTCCAGGaagccccagcagcagcagctcctcTTTGTGCTCTTCCTGAGCATGTACCTGGCCACAGTCCtggggaacctgctcatcatcctggccatcagcGCAGACTCTCGCctgcacacccccatgtacttcttcctctgcaACCTCTCCTTTGTGGACATCTGCTTCTCCTCCAACACCGTCCCCAAGATGCTGACCAATCACATACTCGGGATTCAGACCATCTCCTTCCCTGGGTGTCTCACAcagatgtattttctctttgagtTTACTGACATGGACAATTTCCTCCTggctgtgatggcctatgaccgctttgttGCTGTATGCTACCCCTTACACTACTCAACAAAGATGTCCCAACAGCTCTGCGCCCTGCTGGTCATTGGGTCCTGGGTCACAGCCAACCTCAATAGTCTGTTGCATACCCTGCTGATGGCTCGACTTTCGTTCTGTGCAGATAACACCATCCCCCACTTCTTCTGTGATGTCAGTCCTCTGCTGAAACTCTCCTGCTCTGACACACACCTCAATGACATGATATTTCTCACTGAGGGTGCCCTGATAATGATCACCCCATTTGTTTGCATCCTGGCTTCATATATCCCTATCACCTGTGCTATTCTGAGAGTCCCATCCACAAAGGGAAAATGTAAAGCCATCTCCACCTGTGGCTCCCACCTCACTGCGGTTTCCCTCTTCTATGGCACCATCATTGCTGTGTATTTCAACCCTTCATCCTCACACTCAGCTGAGAAAGACACTGCAGCTACTGTGCTGTACACAGTGGTCACGCCCATGCTGAACCCTTTTATCTACAGCCTGAGGAACAGGGACTTGAAAGGGGCTCTGAGAAAACTG CTCTTGAAGT GGGGGACCAGGAGGAACCTTCTCGAGCTGTGGCAGCAGTTTCAGCAAGTTGGAACCCTGGAGCACAGGCAGCAGTGCTGGTGGTGGTATCCCATGTTCAGTGATGGCTCCATCTGA
- the LOC101420806 gene encoding olfactory receptor 1F1-like — translation MTVGEANQSSVSEFLLLGLSRKPQQQHLLFVLFLGMYLAIVLGNLLIILAISADSRLHTPMYFFLCNLSFVDGCFSSTSIPKMLTNHILGIQTISFHGCLTQMYFFIVFGDMDNFLLAVMAYDRFVAVCYPLHYSTKMSRQLCALLVIGSWVTANLNSLLHTLLMARLSFCADNIIPHFLCDVSPLLKLSCSDTHLNDMMILTEGALIMITPFVCILASYISITRAVLRVPSTKGKCKAFSTCGSHLAVVSLFYGTIIAVYFNPSSSHSAEKDPAATVLYTVVTPMLNPFIYSLRNRDLKGALRKVMGRKRFSVW, via the coding sequence ATGACTGTGGGAGAGGCCAACCAGTCTAGTGTCTCTGAGTTCCTCCTCCTGGGTCTCTCCAGGAAGCCCCAGCAGCAGCATCTCCTCTTCGTGctcttcctgggcatgtacctgGCCATAGTCCtggggaacctgctcatcatcctggccatcagtGCAGACTCCCGCctgcacacccccatgtacttcttcctctgcaACCTGTCCTTCGTGGATGGCTGCTTCTCCTCCACCAGCATCCCCAAGATGCTGACCAATCACATACTCGGGATTCAGACCATCTCCTTCCATGGGTGTCTCacacagatgtattttttcattgtgtttgGTGACATGGACAATTTCCTCCTggctgtgatggcctatgaccgctttgttGCTGTATGCTACCCCTTACACTACTCAACAAAGATGTCCCGTCAGCTCTGCGCCCTACTGGTCATTGGGTCCTGGGTCACAGCCAACCTCAATAGTCTGTTGCATACCCTGCTGATGGCTCGACTCTCGTTCTGTGCAGACAACATCATCCCCCACTTCTTGTGTGACGTCAGTCCTCTGCTGAAACTCTCCTGCTCTGACACACACCTCAATGACATGATGATTCTCACTGAGGGTGCCCTGATAATGATCACCCCGTTTGTTTGCATCCTGGCTTCATATATCAGTATCACCCGTGCTGTTCTGAGAGTCCCATCCACAAAGGGAAAATGTAAAGCCTTCTCCACCTGTGGCTCCCACCTCGCTGTGGTTTCCCTCTTCTATGGCACCATCATTGCTGTGTACTTCAACCCTTCATCCTCACACTCAGCTGAGAAAGACCCTGCAGCTACTGTGCTGTACACAGTGGTCACgcccatgctgaaccccttcatctacagCCTGCGGAACAGGGACCTGAAAGGGGCTCTGAGAAAAGTGATGGGCAGGAAGAGGTTTTCTGTCTGGTGA
- the LOC101421237 gene encoding olfactory receptor 1F1-like translates to MREANQSSVSEFLLLGLSRKPQQQQLLFMLFLSMYLATVLGNLLIILAISADSRLHTPMYFFLCNLSFVDICFSSTTVPKMLTNHILGIQTISFPGCLTQMYFLFEFTDMDNFLLAVMAHDRFVAVCYPLHYSTKMSHQLCALLVIGSWVTANLNSLLHTLLMARLSFCADNTIPHFFCDVSPLLKLSCSDTHLNDMMILTEAALIMITPFVCILASYISITRAVLRVPSTKGKWKAFSTCGSHLAVVSLFYGTIIAVYFNPSSSHSAEKDPAATVLYTVVTPMLNPFIYSLRNRDLKGALRKVMGRKRFSVW, encoded by the coding sequence ATGAGAGAGGCCAACCAGTCTAGTGTCTCCGAGTTCCTCCTCCTGGGTCTCTCCAGGaagccccagcagcagcagctcctcTTCATGCTCTTCCTGAGCATGTACCTGGCCACAGTCCTGggaaacctgctcatcatcctggccatcagcGCAGACTCCCGCctgcacacccccatgtacttcttcctctgcaACCTCTCCTTCGTGGACATCTGCTTCTCCTCCACCACAGTCCCCAAGATGCTGACCAATCACATACTTGGGATTCAGACCATCTCCTTCCCTGGGTGTCTCACAcagatgtattttctctttgagtTTACTGATATGGACAATTTCCTCCTGGCTGTGATGGCCCATGACCGCTTTGTTGCTGTATGCTACCCCTTACACTACTCAACAAAGATGTCCCATCAGCTCTGTGCCCTGCTGGTCATTGGGTCCTGGGTCACAGCCAACCTCAATAGTCTGTTGCACACCCTGCTGATGGCTCGACTCTCGTTCTGTGCAGATAACACCATCCCCCACTTCTTCTGTGATGTCAGTCCTCTGTTGAAACTCTCCTGCTCTGACACACACCTCAATGACATGATGATTCTCACTGAGGCTGCCCTGATAATGATCACCCCGTTTGTTTGCATTCTGGCTTCATATATCAGTATCACCCGTGCTGTTCTGAGAGTTCCATCcacaaagggaaaatggaaagccTTCTCCACCTGTGGCTCCCACCTCGCTGTGGTTTCCCTCTTCTATGGCACCATCATTGCCGTGTATTTCAACCCTTCATCCTCACACTCAGCTGAGAAAGACCCTGCAGCTACTGTGCTGTACACAGTGGTCACgcccatgctgaaccccttcatctacagCCTGAGGAACAGGGACCTGAAAGGGGCTCTGAGAAAAGTGATGGGCAGGAAGAGGTTTTCTGTCTGGTGA